A single genomic interval of Celeribacter indicus harbors:
- a CDS encoding heparinase II/III family protein — protein MNRYHAWRAARAKPATGFVSQPEPKSIGSFARGRQLIAGNFLFAGYLVEAPAAAIWDLSAPAPGFVEEIHGFAWLDDLAAVGDVNARKRAQAWIAAWIDRYSGGKGPGWTPDLTGRRLIRWINHALMFLNGQDAAMCAAFYKTLAQQTIFLSRRWETASPGLPRFEALTGLIYAGLSLVGMEDRVDPAVRALSRECESHVDAEGGIATRNPEELLEVFTLLTWAAGALSEAGRVGDEVILAAIDRIAPTLRALRHSDGGLARFHGGGRGVEGRLDLALAASGNKVPPGQELHMGFLRLSAGRTSVIVDAAPPPRLESSYNAHASTLAFEVTSGRRPLVVNCGAGGSFGPEWRRAGRATPSHSTLGIEGYSSSRLGSKRVVGGHLRELLVDVPTEVRLELRRSEDGGGFVAGHDGYVPTHGLTHIRQIELSRDGRGIAGEDTLATITAENEAQFDRMMDRRRLMGIPFQVRFHLHPDVDAELDMGGAAVSMALKSGEIWVFRHDGIASLSLERSVYLEKGRLKPRGSKQVVLSAAAMDYATRVRWTLAKAQETPTTLRDLEMDDET, from the coding sequence ATGAACCGGTATCATGCCTGGCGCGCCGCCCGTGCGAAGCCCGCGACGGGATTCGTGTCGCAGCCCGAACCGAAATCCATTGGCTCCTTTGCGCGTGGCCGACAGCTCATCGCGGGGAATTTCCTGTTCGCGGGGTATCTCGTGGAGGCGCCGGCGGCCGCGATCTGGGATCTTTCGGCCCCTGCGCCGGGTTTTGTCGAGGAGATCCACGGATTCGCATGGCTCGACGACCTCGCGGCGGTGGGCGATGTGAATGCGCGCAAGCGGGCACAGGCCTGGATCGCGGCTTGGATCGACCGCTACAGCGGGGGCAAGGGGCCCGGCTGGACGCCCGATCTCACCGGGCGGCGACTCATCCGCTGGATCAATCACGCGCTGATGTTCCTCAACGGTCAGGATGCGGCGATGTGCGCCGCCTTCTACAAGACGCTCGCGCAACAGACGATCTTTCTCTCGCGTCGCTGGGAGACGGCAAGTCCGGGCCTGCCGCGGTTCGAGGCGCTGACGGGGCTCATCTACGCCGGGCTGTCGCTTGTCGGGATGGAGGACCGGGTCGATCCCGCGGTGAGGGCGCTGTCGCGGGAATGCGAGAGCCATGTGGATGCGGAAGGCGGGATCGCGACGCGCAATCCAGAGGAGCTTCTCGAGGTGTTCACGCTCCTTACATGGGCGGCAGGTGCGCTGTCGGAGGCGGGGCGCGTGGGCGACGAGGTCATTCTGGCGGCGATCGACCGGATCGCGCCGACGCTGCGCGCGCTGCGGCATTCCGACGGCGGGCTGGCGCGGTTTCACGGCGGCGGGCGCGGCGTCGAGGGGCGGCTCGACCTGGCGCTCGCGGCCTCGGGCAACAAGGTGCCGCCGGGGCAGGAACTCCATATGGGATTTCTGCGGCTGTCGGCGGGGCGTACCTCGGTCATCGTGGATGCCGCGCCGCCGCCGCGGCTCGAGTCGTCCTACAACGCCCATGCCTCCACGCTTGCGTTCGAGGTGACCTCGGGGCGTCGGCCGCTTGTGGTGAATTGCGGCGCAGGAGGCAGTTTCGGGCCCGAATGGCGGCGCGCCGGGCGTGCAACGCCGTCGCATTCCACGCTCGGGATCGAGGGCTACTCCTCCTCGCGGCTCGGATCGAAAAGGGTCGTTGGCGGGCATCTGCGGGAGCTTCTGGTCGATGTGCCGACGGAGGTGCGTCTCGAACTCCGGCGGTCCGAGGATGGCGGCGGTTTCGTCGCCGGGCATGACGGTTACGTCCCGACCCACGGCCTGACGCATATTCGCCAGATCGAGCTGTCGCGCGACGGGCGGGGGATCGCCGGCGAGGACACGCTCGCCACGATCACCGCCGAAAACGAGGCGCAGTTCGACCGGATGATGGACCGGCGCAGGCTCATGGGGATCCCGTTCCAGGTCCGTTTCCATCTGCATCCCGACGTGGATGCGGAACTCGACATGGGCGGGGCGGCGGTATCCATGGCGCTCAAGTCCGGCGAAATCTGGGTGTTCCGCCACGACGGCATCGCGAGTCTGAGCCTTGAGCGGTCGGTTTATCTCGAAAAAGGGCGCCTGAAGCCGCGCGGCAGCAAACAAGTGGTTCTCTCGGCGGCGGCAATGGATTATGCGACCCGTGTCCGTTGGACTCTCGCCAAGGCGCAGGAGACGCCCACGACGCTCCGCGACCTCGAGATGGACGACGAGACTTAG
- a CDS encoding DUF3035 domain-containing protein has protein sequence MVSGTVRAGVCLLAFAALVACSKGGDPLPNAVVAGPDEFRVVPVKPLQQPATFSSLPAPTPGGTNLTDPSPKADAIIALGGRPSQAGGADGGIVNYASRYGVDPAIRAGLAQEDERRAGGRRGWLGLGAKKYERAYRGHALEPYEELLRLRDLGVDVPSAPPRD, from the coding sequence ATGGTTTCTGGAACGGTACGGGCGGGAGTGTGTCTTCTGGCTTTCGCGGCGCTTGTGGCCTGCTCGAAGGGGGGTGATCCGCTGCCGAATGCCGTGGTCGCCGGTCCCGACGAATTCCGCGTCGTGCCGGTGAAGCCGTTGCAGCAGCCCGCTACCTTCTCCAGCCTTCCGGCGCCGACGCCGGGAGGGACGAACCTGACAGATCCCTCGCCGAAGGCCGATGCGATCATTGCGCTCGGCGGCCGCCCCTCGCAGGCCGGTGGTGCAGATGGCGGCATCGTGAACTATGCTTCGCGCTACGGTGTCGATCCGGCGATCCGGGCCGGGCTTGCGCAGGAGGACGAACGCCGGGCGGGGGGACGGCGCGGCTGGCTTGGCCTCGGCGCGAAGAAATACGAACGCGCCTACAGGGGCCATGCGCTCGAGCCCTACGAGGAATTGCTGCGCCTGCGGGACCTCGGTGTCGACGTGCCATCGGCGCCGCCGCGCGACTGA
- a CDS encoding M16 family metallopeptidase yields the protein MKRFAIALIAYVAFLLPAFAAVEVQEVETPGGIKAWLVEEHSIPFTALEIRFRGGTSLDREGKRGEITLMMATLEEGAGDMDAQDFAAARDALAASFDFDARMDSVSISARFLSENRDEALALLRKAIMEPRFDQTAVDRVRGQVQSILRSQANDPQDIASTSFYSAVFPGHPYGTNDTGTPESVAGLTREDMIEAKARAMVRDRAYVGAVGDITAEELSSLLDDLLGGLPETGPDLPERVEPELSGEVTVVPFATPQSVVLFGQKGLTRDHPDFIPAYIANEILGGGPDSRLMSEVREKRGLTYGIGSYLVPFDHSELLLGQFSSGNASVAQAIEVVKAEWRKIVEEGISEEELADAKTYLTGAYPLRFDGNGPIASILVDMQMDGLSRDYIAERNDMVNAVTLEEINRVARELYDPDRLSFVVVGQPEGLGTN from the coding sequence ATGAAACGTTTCGCAATCGCCCTGATCGCCTATGTCGCCTTTCTCCTGCCGGCTTTCGCCGCCGTCGAGGTGCAGGAGGTCGAGACGCCCGGCGGGATCAAGGCCTGGCTTGTCGAGGAACATTCCATCCCCTTCACTGCGCTCGAGATCCGCTTTCGCGGCGGCACCTCGCTCGACCGCGAGGGCAAGCGCGGGGAGATCACCCTGATGATGGCGACGCTCGAGGAGGGGGCGGGGGACATGGATGCGCAGGACTTTGCCGCCGCCCGTGACGCCCTTGCCGCGAGCTTCGATTTCGACGCGCGGATGGACAGCGTGTCGATCTCCGCGCGCTTCCTGTCGGAAAACCGCGACGAGGCGCTCGCCCTTCTGCGGAAGGCGATCATGGAGCCGCGGTTCGACCAGACGGCGGTGGATCGGGTGCGCGGGCAGGTGCAGTCGATCCTGCGGTCCCAGGCGAACGATCCGCAGGACATCGCCTCGACCAGCTTCTATTCTGCGGTTTTTCCCGGTCATCCCTATGGTACGAACGATACCGGCACGCCGGAGAGCGTTGCCGGGCTCACACGCGAGGACATGATCGAGGCGAAGGCGCGCGCGATGGTGCGCGACCGCGCCTATGTCGGTGCGGTGGGGGATATCACGGCCGAGGAATTGTCGAGCCTGCTCGACGACCTTCTGGGCGGACTGCCGGAGACCGGACCGGATCTGCCGGAGCGGGTCGAGCCGGAGCTTTCGGGTGAGGTGACGGTCGTGCCCTTCGCCACGCCGCAATCGGTCGTGCTGTTCGGCCAGAAGGGGCTGACCCGCGACCATCCCGATTTCATCCCGGCCTATATCGCCAATGAGATCCTCGGTGGCGGGCCGGACAGCCGGCTCATGAGCGAGGTGCGCGAGAAGCGGGGGCTGACCTACGGGATCGGCTCCTACCTCGTGCCCTTCGACCATTCGGAGCTCCTGCTGGGCCAGTTCTCCTCGGGCAATGCCTCGGTGGCGCAGGCGATCGAGGTGGTGAAGGCGGAATGGCGCAAGATCGTCGAGGAGGGGATTTCCGAAGAGGAACTTGCCGACGCGAAGACCTATCTCACCGGTGCCTATCCGCTGCGCTTCGACGGGAACGGTCCGATCGCGAGCATTCTCGTCGACATGCAGATGGACGGGTTGTCGCGTGATTATATCGCCGAGCGCAACGACATGGTGAATGCGGTGACGCTCGAGGAGATCAACCGCGTGGCGCGCGAACTCTACGATCCCGACCGCCTGAGCTTTGTCGTCGTGGGTCAGCCCGAGGGGCTCGGCACCAACTGA
- a CDS encoding DUF3775 domain-containing protein — protein sequence MDISPNKVAFVIVRARELGAKVGRWDTPSDDADADTILESRPSDETGRELQSFIRGLNEDEQAALVAIMWIGRETFDDYDEAFQTAKEEAIGPTDAYLLGNPLLADYLEDGLETLGIDTSELEDEIYRKA from the coding sequence ATGGACATCAGCCCGAACAAAGTCGCATTCGTGATCGTGCGCGCCCGAGAGCTCGGCGCGAAAGTCGGGCGGTGGGATACGCCCTCGGACGATGCCGATGCGGACACGATCCTCGAATCGCGTCCCTCGGACGAGACGGGCCGCGAGCTTCAGAGCTTCATTCGCGGTCTCAACGAGGACGAGCAGGCCGCGCTGGTCGCGATCATGTGGATCGGGCGGGAGACCTTCGACGATTATGACGAGGCCTTCCAGACCGCCAAGGAAGAGGCGATCGGCCCGACGGACGCCTATCTGCTCGGCAATCCGCTGCTGGCGGATTATCTCGAGGACGGGCTCGAGACGCTCGGCATCGACACATCGGAACTCGAGGACGAGATCTACCGGAAGGCGTGA
- the mutL gene encoding DNA mismatch repair endonuclease MutL produces MNSPGRNISQDAPRPVIRQLDEGAINRIAAGEVVERPASAVKELVENAIDAGARRIGIDVADGGKTLIRVSDDGCGMTGDDLPLALARHATSKIDGSDLLDIHTFGFRGEALPSLGAVGRLRITSRVAGGEGVTMSVSGGQPGPVKPAALSGGTVVELRDLFYATPARLKFMRTDRAEAQAISDVVKRLAMAEPYIGFTLRDVSGGGEGRVTFRADPENGDMFDALHGRLATVLGRDFAENALAIDTEREGLTLTGYAALPTYSRGSAVAQFLFVNGRPVRDKLLVGALRAAYFDFLSRDRHPAACLFLECDPHLVDVNVHPAKSEVRFREPGIARGLIVSGLRHALAGAGHRASTTVATATLGAMRPEPAEPRVYQMDRTGGSHVAPHRPAPEIMRQSYDWQAPERSEPQGFAEMSAPSARMEPVGAQPETEALPLGAARAQVHENYIIAQTDRGIVIVDQHAAHERLVYEKLKRQMAEHGVTSQALLIPEVVELSAGDAQMLLDLAEDLARLGLVIEPFGGGAVAVRETPAILGRVDARAMISDILDELADLGDSHTVQARIEAVLSCVACHGSIRSGRRMQAEEMNALLREMEATPHSGQCNHGRPTYVELRLSDIERLFGRT; encoded by the coding sequence ATGAACTCTCCCGGCCGCAATATAAGCCAAGATGCTCCCCGACCCGTCATCCGTCAGCTCGACGAGGGCGCGATCAACCGCATCGCCGCGGGGGAGGTGGTCGAACGTCCTGCCTCCGCGGTGAAGGAACTCGTGGAAAACGCTATCGACGCGGGCGCGCGGCGGATCGGGATCGACGTCGCAGACGGGGGCAAGACGCTCATCCGGGTAAGCGACGACGGCTGCGGGATGACGGGCGACGACCTGCCGCTCGCGCTGGCGCGGCACGCCACGTCGAAGATCGACGGATCGGATCTGCTCGACATCCATACCTTCGGCTTTCGCGGGGAGGCCCTGCCCTCGCTCGGTGCGGTCGGGCGGCTGAGGATCACCTCCCGCGTGGCAGGAGGAGAGGGCGTCACCATGTCCGTCTCCGGTGGGCAACCCGGCCCGGTGAAGCCCGCCGCGCTTTCCGGCGGTACGGTGGTCGAGTTGCGCGACCTGTTCTATGCGACGCCCGCGCGGCTGAAGTTCATGCGCACGGACCGCGCCGAGGCGCAGGCGATTTCCGATGTCGTGAAACGCCTCGCGATGGCGGAACCCTATATCGGCTTCACCCTGCGCGACGTCTCGGGGGGCGGCGAGGGGCGCGTGACCTTCCGCGCCGATCCCGAGAATGGCGATATGTTCGATGCGCTGCACGGGCGGCTCGCCACGGTGCTCGGCCGGGACTTCGCGGAAAACGCGCTGGCCATCGACACGGAACGCGAGGGGCTGACGCTGACGGGCTATGCCGCGCTTCCGACCTATTCGCGCGGCTCCGCAGTGGCGCAGTTCCTCTTCGTCAACGGGCGGCCCGTGCGCGACAAGCTTCTGGTCGGGGCGCTCAGGGCGGCCTATTTCGACTTTCTCTCGCGCGATCGCCATCCGGCCGCCTGCCTGTTTCTCGAATGCGATCCGCATCTCGTGGACGTCAACGTGCATCCGGCGAAATCGGAGGTGCGGTTCCGAGAGCCCGGTATCGCGCGGGGGCTCATCGTGTCGGGCCTGCGTCATGCGCTTGCGGGCGCGGGGCACCGGGCCTCCACGACGGTCGCGACGGCGACTCTCGGCGCGATGCGTCCTGAGCCCGCCGAGCCACGCGTATATCAGATGGACCGGACCGGGGGCAGCCATGTAGCGCCCCACCGTCCCGCGCCCGAGATCATGCGGCAAAGCTACGACTGGCAGGCGCCGGAGCGATCCGAGCCGCAGGGATTTGCCGAGATGTCCGCGCCCTCGGCGCGGATGGAACCGGTCGGGGCGCAGCCGGAGACGGAGGCGCTGCCGCTCGGTGCGGCGCGGGCGCAGGTGCATGAGAATTACATCATCGCCCAGACGGACCGCGGCATCGTCATCGTAGATCAGCATGCGGCGCATGAGCGCCTCGTCTATGAAAAGCTGAAACGCCAGATGGCCGAACACGGGGTCACCTCGCAGGCGCTCCTCATTCCCGAGGTGGTGGAGCTTTCGGCGGGGGACGCGCAGATGCTGCTCGACCTGGCGGAGGATCTCGCGCGGCTCGGGCTCGTGATCGAACCTTTCGGCGGCGGCGCGGTGGCCGTGCGGGAGACGCCGGCAATCCTGGGCCGTGTCGATGCCAGGGCGATGATCTCCGACATTCTCGACGAGCTTGCGGATCTGGGTGACAGCCACACGGTTCAGGCGCGGATCGAGGCGGTGCTGTCCTGCGTCGCCTGCCATGGCTCGATCCGGTCGGGTCGGCGGATGCAGGCGGAGGAGATGAACGCGCTGCTGCGCGAGATGGAAGCGACTCCCCATTCCGGCCAGTGCAACCACGGTCGCCCCACCTATGTCGAGCTCAGGCTTTCCGACATCGAACGCCTTTTCGGACGCACATGA
- a CDS encoding M16 family metallopeptidase produces MKYGLTAALIALAPPAAIAADVSHFTLDNGMEVVVLEDHRAPVVAHTVWYKVGAADEPLGKSGIAHFLEHLMFKGTDDLTAGQLSRTVTRNGGSDNAFTSWDYTAYYQRIAADRLGLMMEMEADRMRDLQMTEEDVATERNVVLEERNQRTDNDPGALFTEQRRAAQYLNHPYGIPIIGWRREMEQLNRDDAFAFYHRYYAPNNAILVVAGDVDPEEVHALAQTYYGPVEPTPGLGERLRPQEPPQLAERRLEMTDPRVAQPRLARSYLVPERDPGDQRKAAAFEILAQLLGGNSTTSYLARTLAFADPKAIYVGVYYNGTSIDDGTFELVMVPTPDTSPEEAEAALDAALAQFMEEGPDLEEFERIKTQIRAGRIYAEDNIERLARQYGAELAVGLSLEDIEAWPDILQAVTPEEVIAAAEEVFNRRHSVTGWLMPEAEEGAEG; encoded by the coding sequence ATGAAATACGGCCTCACCGCCGCCCTGATCGCCCTCGCGCCGCCGGCCGCCATCGCCGCCGATGTGTCGCATTTCACACTCGACAATGGCATGGAGGTGGTTGTCCTCGAGGATCATCGCGCCCCCGTCGTTGCCCATACGGTCTGGTACAAGGTCGGTGCGGCGGACGAGCCGCTGGGCAAGAGCGGGATCGCGCATTTCCTCGAGCACCTGATGTTCAAGGGAACCGACGATCTCACCGCCGGACAACTGTCCCGCACGGTGACGCGCAACGGCGGCTCCGACAATGCCTTCACCTCCTGGGACTATACCGCCTATTACCAGCGCATCGCCGCGGACCGGCTTGGCCTGATGATGGAGATGGAAGCCGACCGGATGCGCGATCTCCAGATGACGGAAGAGGATGTCGCCACCGAGCGCAACGTGGTGCTCGAGGAGCGCAACCAGCGCACGGACAACGATCCCGGTGCGCTTTTCACCGAACAGCGCCGCGCGGCGCAATATCTCAACCATCCCTACGGCATTCCGATCATCGGATGGCGGCGGGAGATGGAGCAACTGAACCGCGACGACGCCTTCGCCTTTTATCACAGGTATTACGCCCCGAATAACGCGATCCTCGTGGTCGCCGGGGATGTCGATCCGGAGGAGGTTCACGCCCTGGCGCAGACCTACTACGGGCCGGTGGAGCCGACGCCCGGCCTCGGCGAACGGCTGCGGCCGCAGGAGCCGCCGCAGCTTGCCGAACGGCGGCTCGAGATGACGGATCCGCGGGTTGCGCAGCCGCGTCTGGCGCGTAGCTACCTCGTGCCCGAACGCGATCCCGGCGACCAGCGCAAGGCCGCCGCGTTCGAGATCCTTGCGCAGCTTCTGGGCGGGAATTCGACCACCTCCTACCTCGCGCGCACTCTCGCCTTTGCCGATCCGAAGGCGATCTATGTCGGTGTCTATTACAACGGGACGTCGATCGACGACGGCACGTTCGAACTCGTGATGGTGCCGACGCCGGACACTTCGCCGGAGGAGGCGGAGGCGGCGCTTGATGCGGCGCTCGCGCAATTCATGGAGGAGGGGCCCGATCTCGAGGAATTCGAGCGGATCAAGACGCAGATCCGCGCGGGCCGGATCTATGCCGAAGACAATATCGAGAGGCTCGCGCGCCAATACGGGGCCGAGCTTGCGGTCGGGCTGTCGCTCGAGGATATCGAGGCCTGGCCCGATATTCTCCAGGCTGTGACGCCGGAGGAGGTGATCGCCGCCGCCGAGGAGGTTTTTAACCGCCGCCATTCGGTGACCGGATGGCTCATGCCCGAAGCAGAGGAGGGAGCCGAAGGATGA
- a CDS encoding DNA recombination protein RmuC encodes MTIDLNDPLTLAALAVGVLLLLFLGLLVAVLKRSGEVSRMVLPIAQQMNQLGQRVQMLSDGQQQLAGGLTHVSEAQVASQSKMLELMEKRLSMVTEAMNVNLHGSAQRTAKSLGELQQRLETIDKAQANIEKLSGNVLSLQDILSNKQTRGAFGEIQLNDIVGKALPRDSYTLQATLSTGRRADCLIHLPNPPGPIAIDSKFPLEAYEALRRADTQWELNEAAKLMRQAVKRHIADISDRYIIEGETADGALMFLPSEAVYAELHANFPELVREGFEKRVWIVSPTTCMATLNTMRAILKDARMREQAGAIRKELSLLHADVERLSARVGNLDRHFGQAAKDLEDIKISAEKAGKRAHRLDNFDFEELAPETASPVAALAEKD; translated from the coding sequence ATGACGATTGATCTCAACGACCCTCTCACGCTTGCGGCTCTGGCTGTGGGTGTCCTGCTCCTCCTCTTTCTGGGGCTGCTCGTTGCCGTGCTCAAACGCTCGGGCGAGGTGTCGCGCATGGTGTTGCCGATCGCGCAGCAGATGAACCAGCTCGGTCAGCGGGTGCAGATGCTCTCGGACGGGCAGCAGCAGCTTGCGGGCGGGCTCACCCATGTCTCCGAGGCGCAGGTGGCCTCGCAGTCGAAGATGCTCGAACTGATGGAAAAGCGGCTGTCAATGGTGACGGAGGCGATGAACGTCAACCTCCATGGATCGGCGCAGCGCACGGCGAAATCGCTGGGCGAGTTGCAGCAGCGGCTCGAGACCATCGACAAGGCGCAGGCCAATATCGAGAAGTTGTCGGGCAATGTGCTGTCGCTTCAGGATATCCTGTCGAACAAGCAGACCCGCGGCGCCTTCGGGGAGATCCAGCTCAACGATATCGTCGGCAAGGCGCTGCCGCGGGACAGCTACACGCTTCAGGCGACGCTTTCGACCGGGCGGCGGGCGGATTGCCTCATCCATCTGCCGAACCCGCCGGGACCGATCGCGATCGACAGCAAATTCCCGCTTGAGGCTTACGAGGCGCTTCGGCGCGCCGACACGCAATGGGAATTGAACGAGGCGGCGAAGCTGATGCGGCAGGCGGTGAAAAGGCACATCGCCGATATTTCCGATCGCTATATCATCGAAGGCGAGACAGCGGACGGGGCGCTGATGTTCCTGCCCTCCGAAGCGGTCTATGCGGAGCTGCACGCGAATTTCCCCGAACTCGTGCGCGAGGGATTCGAGAAGCGCGTCTGGATCGTCTCGCCGACGACCTGCATGGCGACGCTGAACACGATGCGCGCGATTCTGAAGGATGCGCGGATGCGCGAACAGGCGGGGGCGATCCGAAAGGAGCTGTCCCTGCTCCATGCGGACGTTGAGCGGCTTTCGGCCCGTGTCGGCAATCTCGACCGGCATTTCGGGCAGGCGGCGAAAGATCTCGAGGATATCAAGATCTCGGCGGAGAAAGCCGGAAAGCGCGCGCACCGTCTCGACAATTTCGATTTCGAGGAGCTTGCGCCGGAAACTGCCTCTCCGGTGGCCGCTCTCGCAGAGAAGGATTGA
- the lspA gene encoding signal peptidase II yields MRATISTALVTFVLDQLSKLVVVHLLNLKSVGVVEILPPFLVFRMAWNRGANFGLLSGHGDLLRWGWVVLAVAISAWVLTWVKREHFSRAGMISAGLLVGGALGNALDRIVYGAVADFLNMSCCGIANPYSFNVADIAIFGGAFGLILFTGDRKNRA; encoded by the coding sequence ATGCGCGCCACGATCTCGACCGCCCTCGTCACCTTCGTGCTCGATCAGCTGTCGAAACTGGTCGTGGTGCACCTGCTGAACCTGAAATCCGTGGGGGTGGTGGAGATCCTGCCACCCTTTCTGGTGTTCCGCATGGCCTGGAACCGCGGAGCGAATTTCGGTCTTCTCTCCGGACATGGCGATCTGTTGCGCTGGGGCTGGGTGGTGCTCGCGGTCGCGATCTCGGCCTGGGTGCTGACCTGGGTGAAGCGGGAACATTTCTCCCGCGCGGGCATGATCAGCGCCGGGCTTCTGGTCGGGGGGGCGCTCGGCAACGCGCTGGACCGGATCGTTTATGGCGCGGTGGCGGATTTTCTCAACATGTCCTGCTGCGGAATCGCGAATCCCTATTCCTTCAATGTCGCCGACATTGCGATCTTCGGCGGGGCCTTCGGGCTTATCCTTTTCACCGGGGACAGGAAAAACCGGGCGTGA
- the purH gene encoding bifunctional phosphoribosylaminoimidazolecarboxamide formyltransferase/IMP cyclohydrolase: MTDLYPVKRALLSVSDKTGLVELGKALSEKGVELLSTGGSAGTLRDAGLQVKDVSEVTGFPEMMDGRVKTLHPRVHGGLLALRDNAEHVAAMEEHGIGGIDLLVVNLYPFEAALARGAGYEEMIENIDIGGPAMIRAAAKNHGFVTTVVDVEDYDALIAELEAHGGQTTYAFRQKMAQIAYARTGAYDAAVSTWMANAIGEATPRRRVVAGTVKQTLRYGENPHQSAAFYVDGSNRPGVATAVQHQGKELSYNNINDTDAAFELVAEFDPAETPAVAIIKHANPCGVAKGATLLEAYRKAFDCDRTSAFGGIVALNTALDAETAKAITEIFTEVVIAPGASEAAKEVFAAKKNLRLLTTEGLPNVLEKPSTIRQVAGGYLFQDKDAGFVGLGDLKVVTEKAPSEAQMQDLLFAWKVAKHVKSNAIVYVKDQATVGVGAGQMSRVDSALIAAKKAERMAEALGLSEPLTKGSAVASDAFFPFPDGLLEAAAAGASCVIQPGGSMRDQDVIDAANEAGLAMVFTGMRHFRH, from the coding sequence ATGACCGATCTTTATCCCGTGAAGCGCGCGCTTCTTTCCGTTTCCGACAAAACCGGCCTCGTCGAACTGGGCAAGGCGCTGTCCGAGAAGGGGGTCGAACTTCTGTCTACCGGCGGGTCGGCGGGGACGTTGCGCGACGCGGGGCTCCAGGTGAAGGATGTCTCCGAGGTCACGGGCTTTCCCGAGATGATGGACGGGCGGGTGAAGACGCTGCACCCGCGCGTGCATGGCGGGCTTCTCGCGTTGCGCGACAACGCGGAGCATGTGGCGGCGATGGAGGAGCACGGGATCGGCGGGATCGACCTGCTCGTGGTCAATCTCTACCCGTTCGAGGCAGCCCTTGCGCGCGGAGCGGGCTACGAGGAGATGATCGAGAATATCGACATCGGCGGCCCGGCGATGATCCGCGCGGCGGCGAAGAACCACGGTTTCGTGACGACCGTCGTCGATGTCGAGGATTACGACGCGCTGATTGCCGAACTCGAGGCCCATGGCGGCCAGACCACCTATGCCTTCCGGCAGAAGATGGCGCAGATCGCCTATGCCCGCACCGGCGCCTATGACGCCGCGGTGAGCACGTGGATGGCGAATGCGATCGGGGAAGCCACCCCGCGCCGCCGCGTCGTCGCCGGAACGGTGAAGCAAACGCTGCGCTACGGGGAGAATCCGCACCAGTCGGCGGCCTTCTATGTGGATGGCTCGAATCGTCCGGGTGTGGCGACCGCGGTCCAGCATCAGGGCAAGGAACTGTCCTACAACAACATCAACGACACCGATGCGGCCTTCGAACTCGTCGCGGAATTCGACCCGGCGGAGACGCCTGCGGTGGCGATCATCAAGCATGCCAATCCCTGCGGCGTGGCGAAGGGCGCAACGCTTCTCGAGGCGTACAGGAAAGCCTTCGACTGCGACCGCACCTCGGCCTTCGGCGGAATCGTGGCGTTGAACACGGCGCTCGATGCTGAGACGGCGAAGGCGATTACCGAGATTTTTACAGAGGTCGTCATCGCGCCCGGCGCGTCGGAGGCGGCGAAGGAGGTCTTCGCCGCGAAAAAGAACCTGCGCCTCCTGACGACCGAGGGCCTGCCGAACGTGCTCGAGAAGCCCTCGACCATCCGTCAGGTCGCGGGGGGATATCTGTTTCAGGACAAGGACGCAGGTTTCGTCGGTCTGGGCGATCTGAAGGTCGTGACGGAGAAGGCGCCGAGCGAGGCGCAGATGCAGGATCTTCTGTTCGCCTGGAAGGTTGCGAAACACGTCAAGTCGAACGCCATCGTCTATGTCAAGGATCAGGCGACCGTGGGCGTCGGCGCGGGGCAGATGAGCCGCGTGGATTCGGCGCTGATCGCCGCGAAGAAGGCCGAGCGCATGGCCGAGGCCCTGGGGCTTTCGGAGCCGCTGACCAAGGGATCCGCCGTCGCCTCCGACGCCTTCTTTCCCTTCCCGGACGGGCTCCTCGAAGCGGCCGCCGCGGGCGCGAGCTGCGTCATCCAGCCGGGTGGCTCGATGCGAGACCAGGACGTGATCGACGCGGCCAACGAGGCGGGACTCGCCATGGTCTTCACCGGCATGCGCCATTTCCGGCACTGA